A genomic window from Candidatus Binatia bacterium includes:
- a CDS encoding nucleotidyltransferase family protein produces MNTIILTREDAIRRLQSVESEIRRLGVRRLALFGSVLRNEARPDSDVDVLVEFIPAEKTFDHFMALADLLEDALEHPVEVVTTEALSPFIGPHILSEARDVLRAA; encoded by the coding sequence ATGAACACGATTATCCTCACTCGTGAAGATGCGATCCGTCGCCTGCAAAGTGTTGAGTCCGAGATTCGGCGCCTCGGCGTCCGTCGGCTGGCGCTCTTCGGATCCGTGCTTCGTAACGAGGCTCGCCCTGACAGTGATGTTGATGTGCTCGTCGAGTTTATTCCGGCAGAGAAGACGTTTGATCACTTCATGGCGCTGGCTGACCTGCTCGAAGATGCTTTGGAGCACCCGGTTGAAGTCGTAACCACCGAGGCACTCTCACCGTTTATCGGGCCGCACATCCTATCCGAGGCGAGGG